A single region of the Stigmatella aurantiaca genome encodes:
- a CDS encoding type I polyketide synthase, which yields MSIEQGEGAGKVVRSIPQLREWLVQQVASQVGIEARAVGTAEPFFALGMGSVFATKLIAELARWLDRPLSPTLVWEHPTIDKLARHLSGADAPKVDLQAQKLEAGVDEAEPIAIVGLACRFPNAPDAGAFWRVLQEGRDCVTEVPGDRWDASLYYDPEPGTPGKIVTRYGAFLDSVDRFDPTFFGISPREAGQLDPQQRLMLELSWEALEDAGIAPQRLRGSRTGVFTGMVWRDYADLQTIHNAAPTLHTCTGHAGGILANRISYALGLEGPSLAIDTACSSSLVAIHEACRSLRSGESAIALAGGVQLNLSPRTFMAVSAFGALAPDGRCRTFDARASGYVRGEGGGVLVLKPLSRALADGDTLYCVIRGSAVNNDGASNGLTAPNPKAQERLLRDAYAAAGIDPAQVQYVELHGTGTPLGDPIEAGALGTVLGSAREVERPLHVGSVKTNIGHLEAAAGIAGVIKVALSIRHQQLPASLHFEQPNPRIAFDDLRLRVQTQLGSWPVADAPAVAGISAFGFGGTNCHIVVEEHRAGRRPSTVPVSPPQTQPAAAPKTAFLFAGAGSSWWGMGRELLGTEPVFRSRFEECDAAFRPLGGWSLVETLLSSQARSRFGKGEIQLPLVLAFQISLAALWRSWGIEPSATLGYSVGEWSAAQVAGILTIEEVFALAHHYIQVQKGVAGGVGMAVVGLSGAEAAERIAPYGGRISIASENGPHSTGLGGEAAALRDFTASMTAEGVFARLVEIDFYAHIPEVEPLKQLFLQTCPALRPLPGRIPMVSTVSGTFVEGNTLGPAYWADNFREPVRFASAVKTLLDSGHDVFLDVNPHPIHEHSVLENFRAGTTRAAFIASMRRGEPSLQGLHRALTQLSDSGSPVRWDRILPGMATGASSPAKAELFVASARTEQALREHAERIAGQLRRDASASLTDLCYTAGVRRSHHEHRLALVAETRAALEEGLSAFARGEIRQNPSQGVVRASEAPRIGFVFSGQGSFPLGSSVQLFEEEPRFREAFERCEQVFRSQTGASLIEALKAERENPHPPRTETEQPLLFAFQVALAALWESWGIRPAAVVGHSVGEISAAHIAGVLSLEEAVSLVVSRSRLMGRAAGQGGMATVEAPLAKVEPLLAEYGAELAIAAVNGPGNVVVSGGLAALNALRDQLTGQGVRVRLLNVNYAFHSAQMAPYLGDLDAVLRELKPQSPRIPLYSTVRGSLASSSDFGADHWRANVRERVLFAPAVEAMLADGHGIFVEIAPHPVLLQPLSRILEASPSKDAVAVFSTRRDRAPRSALLGSLGTLYTLGHEPSWKGVFPDGGRAVELPSYPWQRQRYWFDAAPGSAPEPVHPLLGRRVEAPSGQYAFQSTFRSDRLQLLSDHRLYGTVVVAGASMLGMMLVAARQIWGEARCVLQDVLFLQPLVLGDTEERTVQVSIAADGAFRILSRAGQESEGASSWTEHATGRLERGAADEAEAEREQLSALEARFQPLASAGSFYEGIARQGLDLGRQFRWLEALWQGEREALGRLRAAEPADGAGDYRFHPGLIDSCFQVLGAVAGFTSIEGLAFVPIGVGRFAVRGEPRPPRFCHLVLRSGSGKVNEASSVDLRLLDESGLAVAEVSGLVIRRAPREVMLRREVTAPSLVLRTEWQPQSVPAVSPAAPAAWVLLADRGGLASRLAEQLTSRGGRVEVLAPGEGANSLPGCLDAFDAAGTACTGIVDLRGLDAGPSLDAVQGALRLVQQVIARRTPAAPRLVLVTRGTQVTGSNDGPIAFEQAPLWGLGHVIALEHPELSCQRIDLDPSDTTAAGAQLAAELAAPGREDRVAFRAGRRLVSRLARTKLPPAVRPLPLTGEATYLITGGLGGIGLELARWMVERGARHLVLMGRSAPGARAQEALEALRGAGAKIVVALGDVAEREPLARVLGEARASMPPLRGVLHAAGVLDDGLLVRQSEERIARVLAPKILGAMNLHRETLEDRLDFFVLFSSVSSVFGTSGQAGYASANAFLDALAHHRRAQGLTALSVNWGPWADVGMAARLPPEAGKAWSSFGLGLLTPSAGLAALERLLCSETAQVVVAGASEAEVKGDFAPFFEVLSSKKPEAARPASVGGTLAGASPREYRTRLRALLQAQAATVLGVPPSVPVDPRRPLQELGLDSLMALQFRNSLAASLGRSLPATLLFDHPTIEKLFEFLTRDLAPVEEAASAPSRRPVKPAVASNGAAEPIAVVGMSCRLPGSVKNPDDFWRLLAHGVNAVREVPKDRWSLDTWYDPDPEAPGKMYSRHGGFLDEVDPFDASFFGISAPEARSMDPQQRILLELGWEALESAGLAVDQLKGSPTGVFLGICLSDYALLELNSPDPTGINAYSGSGGVLSVAAGRIAYALGLEGPTLAVDTACSSSLVAAHLACQSLRNGECNLALVGGSNLLLSPRMSVYFSKLKALAPDGACKAFDSSANGYVRGEGAGVLVLKRLSDAIADGDPILSVIRGTAVNQDGRSNGLTAPSRAAQERVIESALRQGGVSPLDVSYVEAHGTGTSLGDPIEVQALAAVLGKDRPRSMPLGIGSVKTNIGHLEGAAGVTGLIKAILALRHRELPRSLHFKNPSPHIPWEELPVEVIAEHRPWTVPEGKRRILGVSSFGFSGTNAHVILEEAPAETRSEAPGTGERPELLVLSARAPQALQEVAMRFSAQLSGRAGDSAAPLHDVCYSANCRRSHHEHRLAVVARSRSEAASAIDAFLSGLAHPDAQSGYALPGAVPRVVFLFTGQGGQWPGTGRALLEEEPVFRSALQAADEVLKGLAGWSVIEELQRETPRFDQAAISQPAHFALQSALLALLRSWGIEPDAVAGSSIGEVAAAYAAGVLSLEEAMRITVARSRILHAVAGKGAMALVELSEDEATEAVAGYAQRLSVAAINSQKSTLLSGEAAAMEELLNALTARGVSSRRIGLDYASHSPAVEPYIDDLKQALQGLRPRSATLPIYSTVTGRLAEDGDFDSGYWARNLRQPVRLAPVLTTLATEGYTLFVELGPNAVMARPVQQCFQAAGKSAVVLSTLRRGEPERHTLRSLLGGLFVAGITPTWNRLFSEGGTLVPLPSYPWQKERYWISNAASAARPQISAPGQGALHGRRVRSPLAESLFETDLSVEKMPFLREHLLHDALVVAGAAHVALAISALRELRGTSPVRLADIVFPRPLVLKEGSENPVSVVVGREQGGRAPLRIQSPQGNEAEWLTHAEGWVLPASSRLEEPAQVPLAELRARCPNGLDVSPVYRAMGAEGIGLGRRFQWVEQLWQGDGEALGRMRAAESADQHPSAPLHPGLIDSIFHVLRAVPGIGRGDGVPYIPIGIEGMCFLTPPQGSLWAHVKLRPEGGRDGETLSADFRLFEESGKTVAWIDGLIVKRAPREAFQRQEGRDLDDKLFQVRWQPVPMAAAVPGNGPWLLVAGQEALGAELATRLKAQGKVCQVLAAPAQAESGEAFVRRLEEALASDAYQGVVYLPAFGAEPKSPEGTSQAALEGLSGAVQVLQSLAKTERGTPPRLWLVTRGAQGVEESPRPLELAQSPLWGLGLAIRDEHPELRCTLVDLDPDPAVEAAECLLRELLNPDSEDRLAWRGGARLAQRLSALEVVPEPGAAPVSPEGTYLITGGLGGIGLRCARWLVDAGARHLALLGRSAPSAEVRAVLGALEAEGVTVRVLQADVAVQEELSKALAALRADMPPLRGVLHAAGLLDDALLVRQDRGRLQRVLRPKVTGALNLDLETRGDPLDFFVLFSSIAAMVGGEGQANYSAANAFLDALAFERRAQGLPAHSLAWGPWAEVGMVAARSERSAHLAASGIETLAPDEGVAILGRLLRGSAAHVGIFRIDWARWQQNRSEKAVPLLAGMLKQQAASPVPDASEGVPDLQALIRATPEERRKQAEAFLRREVTRILDLPRPLADGRLPLVRFGFDSLMSLKLKARLEATLGLSISAAKLLSGLSLDKLVDLVLERIETLQPAPVSTDDQMEDFRF from the coding sequence AGCCTGGCGATCGACACGGCCTGCTCCTCCTCGCTCGTGGCCATTCACGAGGCCTGCCGCAGCCTGCGCTCTGGGGAGTCGGCCATTGCCCTTGCGGGCGGTGTCCAGCTCAACCTGTCGCCCCGGACCTTCATGGCGGTGTCGGCCTTCGGGGCCCTGGCGCCCGATGGGCGATGCAGAACGTTCGATGCACGGGCCAGTGGGTACGTGCGCGGTGAAGGCGGCGGCGTGCTCGTGCTCAAGCCGCTGTCCCGGGCGCTCGCCGATGGCGACACCCTCTACTGCGTGATTCGCGGCAGCGCGGTGAACAACGACGGCGCGAGCAACGGCCTCACGGCCCCGAACCCGAAGGCCCAGGAGCGGCTCCTGCGTGACGCCTATGCGGCCGCGGGCATTGATCCGGCCCAGGTTCAGTACGTCGAACTGCACGGCACGGGAACGCCTCTGGGCGATCCGATCGAGGCCGGAGCGCTGGGTACGGTCCTGGGCTCGGCGCGGGAGGTGGAACGTCCCCTCCATGTCGGCTCGGTGAAGACCAACATCGGGCATCTCGAGGCCGCCGCGGGGATTGCTGGCGTCATCAAGGTGGCGCTGTCGATCCGGCACCAGCAGCTTCCCGCGAGCCTGCACTTCGAGCAGCCCAACCCGCGCATCGCATTCGATGACCTGCGGCTGCGCGTCCAGACTCAGCTTGGCTCCTGGCCTGTCGCGGACGCGCCCGCGGTCGCTGGCATCAGCGCCTTCGGCTTTGGTGGGACGAACTGTCACATCGTCGTCGAAGAGCACCGTGCTGGGCGCCGTCCGTCCACCGTGCCGGTGAGCCCGCCCCAGACGCAACCGGCGGCGGCCCCGAAGACCGCATTCCTCTTCGCGGGGGCTGGGTCGTCCTGGTGGGGAATGGGGCGGGAGCTTCTGGGGACCGAGCCGGTCTTCCGGTCTCGCTTCGAGGAGTGTGATGCGGCATTCCGGCCCCTGGGGGGCTGGTCCCTGGTCGAGACGCTCTTGTCTTCCCAGGCGCGTTCACGCTTTGGGAAGGGGGAGATCCAGCTGCCCCTCGTTCTGGCGTTCCAGATCTCCCTCGCGGCCTTGTGGCGCTCCTGGGGCATCGAGCCGTCCGCGACCCTGGGCTACAGCGTGGGAGAGTGGTCCGCGGCGCAGGTAGCGGGAATCCTCACCATCGAGGAGGTCTTCGCGCTCGCCCACCACTACATCCAGGTGCAGAAGGGTGTGGCCGGTGGGGTGGGCATGGCCGTGGTGGGCCTGTCTGGCGCCGAGGCGGCGGAGCGCATCGCTCCCTATGGCGGACGGATCTCCATTGCCTCCGAGAATGGCCCTCACTCCACGGGGCTGGGGGGCGAGGCGGCGGCACTCCGGGACTTCACGGCGAGCATGACGGCGGAGGGAGTCTTCGCGCGTCTGGTGGAGATCGACTTCTACGCCCACATTCCGGAAGTCGAGCCGCTCAAGCAGCTCTTCCTTCAGACTTGCCCGGCGCTGCGTCCGTTGCCAGGCCGGATCCCCATGGTGTCGACGGTCTCGGGCACCTTCGTCGAGGGGAACACCCTCGGTCCGGCGTACTGGGCGGACAACTTCCGCGAGCCCGTGCGCTTCGCCTCCGCCGTGAAGACGCTGCTGGACAGCGGGCACGATGTCTTCCTGGACGTCAATCCCCATCCCATTCACGAGCACTCGGTCCTGGAGAACTTCCGGGCTGGCACCACACGCGCCGCGTTCATCGCCAGCATGCGCCGTGGAGAGCCCAGCCTGCAGGGGCTTCACCGGGCGCTGACCCAGCTCTCCGATTCTGGAAGCCCGGTCCGTTGGGATCGAATCCTGCCGGGGATGGCCACGGGAGCGTCCTCCCCCGCCAAGGCTGAACTGTTCGTCGCTTCGGCGAGGACGGAGCAGGCACTCCGGGAGCACGCGGAGCGCATTGCCGGGCAGCTTCGCCGCGATGCTTCCGCCTCGCTCACGGATCTCTGTTACACGGCGGGGGTCCGCCGCAGCCACCACGAGCACCGGCTCGCGCTGGTCGCGGAGACGCGCGCCGCGCTGGAAGAGGGGCTGTCTGCCTTCGCCCGTGGGGAGATCCGGCAGAACCCGTCTCAAGGGGTGGTCCGCGCCAGTGAAGCGCCCCGGATCGGCTTCGTGTTCTCCGGTCAGGGCTCCTTCCCGCTGGGCTCGAGCGTTCAGCTCTTCGAGGAAGAGCCGCGTTTCCGGGAGGCGTTCGAGCGCTGTGAGCAGGTGTTCCGGTCGCAGACCGGCGCCTCCCTCATCGAAGCGCTCAAGGCCGAGCGGGAGAACCCGCACCCGCCGCGCACGGAGACCGAGCAGCCGCTCCTGTTTGCCTTCCAGGTGGCGCTGGCCGCGCTCTGGGAGTCCTGGGGCATCCGTCCGGCCGCCGTGGTGGGCCACAGTGTGGGGGAGATCAGCGCCGCCCACATCGCGGGGGTGCTCTCGCTGGAGGAGGCCGTTTCCCTGGTCGTGAGCCGGAGCCGCCTCATGGGCCGTGCGGCCGGGCAGGGGGGCATGGCAACGGTCGAGGCGCCCCTGGCGAAGGTCGAGCCCCTCCTGGCGGAGTACGGGGCCGAGCTCGCCATCGCGGCGGTCAACGGGCCGGGCAATGTGGTCGTCTCCGGAGGACTCGCGGCCCTGAATGCCCTGCGAGACCAGCTCACGGGACAAGGCGTGCGGGTCCGCCTGCTGAACGTCAACTACGCCTTTCACAGCGCGCAGATGGCCCCCTACCTGGGGGACCTCGATGCCGTTCTCCGGGAGCTCAAGCCCCAGTCTCCGCGCATCCCTCTCTACTCCACCGTGCGTGGGAGCTTGGCGTCCTCCTCGGATTTCGGCGCGGACCACTGGCGCGCCAATGTCCGGGAGCGTGTCCTGTTCGCGCCCGCGGTCGAGGCGATGCTGGCCGATGGGCATGGCATCTTCGTCGAGATTGCTCCGCACCCGGTGCTGTTGCAGCCCCTGAGCCGCATCCTGGAGGCATCGCCGTCCAAGGACGCGGTTGCGGTGTTCTCGACGCGCCGGGATCGCGCCCCCCGGTCCGCGCTGCTTGGCAGCCTGGGAACGCTCTACACGCTGGGCCATGAGCCTTCGTGGAAGGGCGTCTTTCCTGACGGAGGCCGGGCGGTGGAGTTGCCGTCCTATCCGTGGCAGCGGCAGCGGTACTGGTTCGATGCCGCCCCCGGCTCGGCCCCCGAGCCGGTCCACCCGCTGCTCGGGCGCCGGGTGGAAGCCCCCTCCGGCCAGTACGCCTTCCAATCCACGTTCCGCAGCGATCGCCTGCAGCTGCTCAGCGACCACCGGCTCTACGGCACGGTGGTGGTGGCTGGCGCCAGCATGCTCGGCATGATGCTGGTGGCCGCCCGGCAGATCTGGGGAGAGGCGCGCTGCGTCCTGCAGGATGTGCTCTTCCTCCAGCCCCTCGTTCTGGGGGATACGGAGGAGCGGACCGTCCAGGTTTCGATTGCCGCCGATGGCGCGTTCCGGATCTTGAGCCGGGCCGGGCAGGAGAGCGAAGGCGCTTCCTCCTGGACCGAGCACGCCACGGGCAGGCTCGAGCGGGGGGCTGCGGACGAGGCCGAGGCGGAGCGCGAGCAACTCTCCGCGCTCGAAGCACGGTTCCAGCCGCTCGCATCCGCCGGGAGCTTCTACGAGGGCATCGCCCGGCAGGGCCTGGATCTGGGCCGGCAGTTCCGGTGGCTCGAAGCGCTGTGGCAGGGCGAGCGTGAGGCTCTGGGCCGGTTGCGTGCCGCGGAGCCCGCGGATGGGGCCGGGGACTACCGGTTCCATCCGGGGCTCATTGATTCATGCTTCCAGGTGCTTGGCGCCGTCGCGGGGTTCACCTCCATCGAGGGGCTGGCCTTCGTGCCCATTGGGGTAGGCCGCTTCGCGGTTCGTGGCGAGCCGCGTCCCCCGCGCTTCTGCCACCTGGTGCTTCGCAGTGGCTCGGGCAAGGTCAACGAAGCGTCGAGCGTGGACTTGCGCCTGCTCGATGAGTCGGGCCTGGCCGTGGCCGAAGTGTCGGGGCTGGTGATTCGCAGGGCGCCCCGGGAAGTCATGTTGCGCCGTGAGGTGACGGCACCGTCGCTCGTGCTTCGGACGGAGTGGCAGCCCCAGTCTGTGCCCGCCGTGTCCCCGGCGGCGCCGGCGGCTTGGGTGCTCCTCGCGGATCGCGGTGGGCTGGCCTCCCGGCTGGCTGAGCAGCTCACGTCCCGGGGGGGCCGTGTCGAGGTGCTCGCGCCTGGCGAAGGAGCGAACAGCCTTCCGGGATGTCTCGATGCCTTCGATGCCGCGGGCACGGCCTGTACGGGCATCGTGGATCTTCGCGGTCTCGATGCGGGTCCTTCGCTGGATGCAGTCCAGGGGGCGCTCAGGCTGGTGCAGCAGGTCATCGCGCGCCGGACCCCGGCAGCGCCCCGGCTGGTTCTGGTCACGCGTGGCACCCAGGTCACTGGGAGCAATGACGGGCCCATCGCCTTCGAGCAGGCACCGCTCTGGGGGCTTGGCCACGTCATTGCGTTGGAGCACCCCGAACTGAGCTGTCAGCGGATTGACCTGGATCCGTCGGATACGACGGCAGCAGGGGCCCAACTGGCCGCGGAGCTCGCGGCACCAGGGCGCGAGGATCGCGTGGCTTTCCGAGCGGGGCGCCGTCTGGTGTCCCGGCTTGCGCGCACCAAGCTCCCTCCGGCCGTGCGTCCTCTCCCGCTGACGGGGGAGGCCACGTATCTCATCACGGGTGGGTTGGGAGGCATCGGCCTTGAGCTCGCCCGGTGGATGGTGGAGCGGGGGGCGCGTCACCTGGTCCTGATGGGCCGGAGTGCTCCGGGGGCCCGTGCTCAAGAGGCCCTGGAGGCGTTGAGGGGCGCAGGCGCCAAGATCGTCGTGGCCTTGGGCGACGTGGCGGAGCGGGAGCCGCTGGCCCGGGTGCTCGGCGAGGCGCGTGCCTCCATGCCTCCGCTGCGGGGTGTCCTGCACGCGGCCGGAGTTCTCGACGATGGGCTGCTGGTCCGCCAGAGCGAGGAGCGGATCGCCCGCGTGCTCGCCCCGAAGATCCTGGGAGCGATGAACCTCCACCGTGAGACGCTGGAGGATCGCCTCGACTTCTTTGTTCTGTTCTCTTCGGTCAGCTCGGTCTTCGGAACCTCGGGCCAGGCTGGGTACGCGTCCGCCAACGCCTTCCTGGATGCGCTGGCGCATCACCGGCGTGCCCAAGGGTTGACGGCGCTGTCCGTGAACTGGGGCCCCTGGGCCGACGTGGGCATGGCGGCACGCCTCCCGCCCGAGGCTGGCAAGGCTTGGTCCTCCTTCGGCCTGGGACTGCTGACCCCCAGCGCGGGCCTCGCGGCACTGGAGCGCCTCCTCTGCTCCGAGACCGCCCAGGTGGTGGTCGCGGGGGCCTCCGAAGCAGAAGTGAAGGGGGACTTCGCTCCCTTCTTCGAGGTGCTGTCCTCCAAGAAGCCCGAGGCGGCCCGTCCTGCTTCCGTGGGGGGGACGCTCGCGGGCGCTTCGCCTCGTGAGTACCGCACCCGTCTGCGCGCGCTGTTGCAGGCGCAGGCGGCCACGGTGCTGGGCGTGCCTCCCTCGGTTCCGGTGGATCCCCGCCGTCCGTTGCAGGAACTGGGGCTTGATTCGCTCATGGCGTTGCAGTTCCGCAACAGCCTCGCGGCGAGCCTTGGCCGCTCGCTTCCCGCCACACTGCTCTTCGATCACCCGACGATCGAGAAGCTCTTCGAGTTCCTCACGCGGGATCTCGCTCCCGTGGAGGAGGCGGCCTCTGCTCCGTCCCGTCGCCCCGTCAAGCCCGCGGTGGCGAGCAATGGGGCGGCGGAGCCCATCGCGGTGGTGGGCATGTCATGCCGGTTGCCCGGCAGCGTGAAGAACCCTGACGACTTCTGGCGGCTGCTCGCCCATGGCGTCAACGCGGTGCGCGAGGTTCCCAAGGACCGCTGGAGCCTCGACACCTGGTACGACCCGGATCCCGAGGCGCCGGGCAAGATGTACTCCCGGCATGGAGGCTTCCTCGACGAGGTGGATCCGTTCGATGCCTCGTTCTTCGGCATCTCCGCGCCGGAGGCCCGGTCGATGGATCCGCAGCAGCGGATCCTGCTCGAGCTGGGGTGGGAGGCCCTGGAGAGCGCGGGCCTCGCGGTGGATCAGCTCAAGGGCAGCCCTACCGGGGTGTTCCTGGGCATCTGCCTGAGTGACTACGCCCTCCTGGAGCTCAACTCTCCTGATCCGACGGGCATCAATGCCTACTCCGGCTCGGGCGGTGTGCTGAGTGTGGCCGCGGGGCGCATCGCCTATGCGCTCGGCCTGGAAGGGCCCACTCTCGCCGTCGATACGGCCTGTTCCTCGTCGCTGGTGGCCGCGCACCTCGCCTGCCAGAGCCTGCGCAACGGGGAGTGCAATCTGGCCCTGGTTGGTGGCTCGAACTTGCTGCTCTCGCCGCGGATGTCGGTCTACTTCTCGAAGTTGAAGGCCCTGGCGCCCGATGGTGCCTGCAAAGCCTTCGACAGCTCCGCCAACGGGTATGTGCGCGGCGAGGGAGCGGGAGTCCTGGTCCTGAAGCGGCTGTCGGATGCCATCGCCGATGGAGACCCGATCCTGTCCGTGATCCGCGGAACGGCCGTCAACCAGGATGGCCGCTCGAATGGCCTCACGGCGCCCAGCCGCGCGGCGCAGGAGCGGGTCATCGAGAGCGCACTTCGCCAGGGCGGCGTCTCGCCCCTCGACGTCAGCTACGTCGAGGCCCACGGCACGGGCACGTCGCTGGGGGATCCCATCGAGGTGCAGGCGCTCGCCGCCGTCCTGGGCAAGGACCGCCCGCGCTCGATGCCCCTGGGCATTGGCTCGGTCAAGACGAACATCGGGCACCTGGAAGGCGCTGCGGGCGTCACCGGCCTGATCAAGGCGATCCTGGCGCTGCGGCACCGGGAGCTGCCCCGGAGCCTGCACTTCAAGAATCCAAGCCCGCACATTCCCTGGGAAGAGCTGCCGGTCGAGGTGATCGCCGAGCACCGGCCGTGGACCGTCCCGGAGGGCAAGCGCCGCATCCTGGGGGTCAGCTCCTTTGGGTTCAGTGGGACCAACGCCCATGTCATCCTGGAAGAGGCCCCGGCGGAGACCCGCTCGGAGGCTCCCGGTACCGGAGAGCGTCCCGAGCTGCTCGTCCTGTCGGCCCGTGCGCCCCAGGCGCTCCAAGAGGTGGCGATGCGCTTCTCGGCCCAGCTGTCGGGCCGGGCAGGGGACAGCGCCGCGCCCCTGCATGACGTGTGCTACTCGGCGAACTGTAGGCGGAGCCACCACGAGCATCGGCTCGCCGTGGTGGCTCGGTCCCGGTCTGAAGCGGCATCGGCCATTGACGCCTTCCTGAGTGGTCTGGCGCATCCCGATGCTCAGTCGGGTTACGCGCTTCCCGGCGCGGTGCCTCGGGTGGTGTTCCTGTTCACCGGACAGGGCGGACAGTGGCCGGGGACGGGCCGGGCCCTCCTCGAGGAGGAGCCTGTCTTCCGCAGTGCCCTCCAGGCCGCGGATGAAGTGCTCAAGGGCCTCGCGGGGTGGTCGGTCATCGAGGAGCTCCAGCGGGAGACGCCTCGCTTCGATCAAGCCGCCATCTCGCAACCCGCGCACTTCGCGCTCCAGTCCGCGCTGCTGGCGCTGCTGCGCTCCTGGGGAATCGAGCCCGATGCGGTCGCCGGTTCCAGCATTGGCGAGGTGGCTGCCGCCTACGCTGCGGGCGTCCTGTCGCTCGAAGAGGCGATGCGGATCACCGTGGCGCGAAGCCGCATCCTCCATGCCGTCGCTGGCAAGGGCGCCATGGCCCTCGTGGAGCTCTCCGAGGACGAGGCCACCGAGGCGGTGGCCGGTTACGCCCAGCGGCTGTCGGTCGCGGCGATCAACAGCCAGAAGTCCACGCTGCTGTCCGGAGAGGCGGCGGCGATGGAGGAGCTGCTGAATGCCCTCACCGCGCGTGGGGTCTCCAGCCGCCGGATCGGGCTGGATTACGCGTCGCACAGCCCTGCGGTCGAACCCTACATCGATGACCTGAAGCAGGCACTCCAGGGGCTTCGTCCCCGGTCCGCCACGCTTCCCATCTACTCGACCGTCACGGGCCGCCTCGCGGAGGACGGGGATTTCGACAGCGGCTACTGGGCGCGGAACCTCCGCCAGCCCGTGCGCCTGGCACCTGTGCTCACCACGCTCGCCACGGAGGGCTACACGCTCTTCGTGGAGCTGGGGCCCAACGCCGTCATGGCACGCCCCGTTCAGCAGTGCTTCCAGGCGGCGGGCAAGAGCGCGGTGGTGCTGTCGACGCTTCGCCGGGGAGAGCCGGAGCGGCACACCCTCCGGAGCCTTCTGGGCGGCCTGTTCGTGGCCGGTATCACCCCCACGTGGAACCGCCTGTTCTCCGAGGGTGGAACGCTGGTGCCGCTGCCGTCCTACCCCTGGCAGAAGGAGCGGTACTGGATCTCGAACGCCGCGTCCGCTGCCCGTCCGCAAATCTCCGCGCCGGGTCAGGGCGCGCTCCATGGGCGCCGTGTGCGCTCCCCGCTGGCGGAGAGCCTGTTCGAGACGGACCTGTCCGTCGAGAAGATGCCCTTCCTGCGCGAGCACCTGCTCCATGACGCGCTGGTGGTGGCGGGAGCGGCCCATGTCGCCCTGGCGATCTCGGCGCTCCGGGAGTTGCGTGGTACCTCGCCGGTGCGCCTTGCGGACATCGTCTTCCCGCGCCCGCTGGTCTTGAAGGAGGGCAGTGAGAATCCCGTCTCGGTGGTGGTGGGACGGGAGCAGGGTGGCCGTGCCCCGCTTCGCATCCAGAGCCCTCAGGGCAATGAGGCGGAGTGGTTGACGCATGCCGAGGGGTGGGTTCTGCCCGCCTCGTCACGGCTCGAAGAGCCCGCGCAGGTGCCCCTGGCGGAGCTGCGTGCCCGTTGTCCGAACGGACTCGACGTGTCCCCGGTCTACCGGGCCATGGGCGCCGAGGGGATTGGGCTGGGGCGCCGCTTCCAGTGGGTCGAGCAGCTCTGGCAGGGCGATGGAGAAGCCCTGGGACGGATGCGGGCTGCCGAGTCCGCGGATCAGCACCCCAGTGCACCGCTTCATCCGGGGCTCATTGACTCCATCTTCCACGTCCTGCGTGCCGTTCCCGGCATCGGCCGGGGCGATGGCGTTCCATACATCCCCATCGGGATTGAGGGGATGTGCTTCCTGACGCCGCCCCAGGGGAGTCTCTGGGCTCACGTGAAGCTGAGGCCCGAAGGTGGCCGCGACGGGGAGACGCTGAGCGCCGACTTCCGCCTCTTCGAGGAGAGCGGCAAGACGGTCGCCTGGATCGATGGGTTGATCGTCAAGCGTGCCCCCCGCGAGGCCTTCCAGCGCCAGGAGGGACGGGACCTGGACGACAAGTTGTTCCAGGTGCGCTGGCAGCCCGTGCCCATGGCCGCGGCGGTCCCCGGGAACGGCCCGTGGCTGCTCGTGGCAGGCCAGGAAGCCCTGGGGGCGGAGCTGGCCACGCGGCTCAAGGCCCAGGGCAAGGTGTGTCAGGTTCTCGCGGCGCCCGCGCAGGCGGAGTCTGGCGAAGCGTTTGTCCGGAGGCTGGAAGAGGCCCTGGCCTCGGACGCCTATCAAGGCGTGGTCTATCTGCCAGCGTTTGGAGCGGAGCCGAAGTCACCGGAAGGGACATCCCAGGCTGCCCTGGAAGGGCTGTCCGGCGCCGTCCAGGTGCTTCAGTCCTTGGCGAAGACGGAACGTGGGACGCCACCTCGCCTCTGGCTGGTCACCCGGGGAGCCCAGGGTGTGGAAGAGAGCCCCCGGCCGCTTGAGCTTGCGCAGTCGCCTCTCTGGGGACTTGGACTCGCCATCCGGGATGAGCATCCCGAGCTTCGCTGCACCCTCGTCGATCTGGATCCCGATCCGGCGGTGGAGGCGGCAGAGTGCTTGCTCCGCGAGCTCCTGAATCCGGACAGTGAAGACCGGCTCGCCTGGCGCGGAGGAGCCCGGCTCGCGCAGCGGCTCTCGGCGCTCGAAGTGGTGCCGGAGCCCGGCGCTGCCCCGGTTTCCCCCGAGGGCACCTACCTCATCACGGGAGGCCTGGGAGGCATCGGACTGCGCTGTGCCCGGTGGCTCGTGGACGCGGGCGCCCGGCATCTGGCACTGCTCGGCCGGAGCGCGCCCTCCGCCGAGGTCCGCGCCGTCCTGGGTGCCCTGGAAGCCGAAGGCGTCACGGTGCGAGTGCTCCAGGCGGACGTTGCTGTCCAGGAGGAACTCTCCAAGGCCCTGGCTGCCCTCCGCGCGGACATGCCCCCGCTTCGGGGTGTCCTCCATGCGGCAGGCTTGCTCGATGATGCGCTGCTGGTCCGCCAAGACCGCGGCCGGCTCCAGCGCGTCCTTCGCCCGAAGGTCACGGGTGCGCTGAACCTGGACTTGGAGACGCGCGGTGATCCGCTCGACTTCTTCGTCCTGTTCTCCTCGATCGCCGCGATGGTCGGAGGCGAAGGCCAGGCCAACTACAGCGCCGCGAATGCCTTTCTGGATGCGCTGGCCTTCGAGCGGCGTGCTCAGGGCCTTCCCGCGCACTCCCTGGCCTGGGGTCCTTGGGCCGAGGTGGGCATGGTGGCGGCGCGCTCCGAGCGAAGCGCGCACCTCGCCGCCTCGGGAATCGAGACCCTCGCGCCCGACGAGGGGGTGGCCATCCTCGGAAGGCTTCTGCGCGGCTCGGCCGCCCACGTGGGCATCTTCCGGATCGACTGGGCCCGGTGGCAGCAGAACCGCTCCGAAAAGGCCGTCCCGCTGCTCGCGGGAATGCTCAAGCAGCAGGCCGCGAGCCCAGTGCCGGATGCCTCCGAGGGGGTGCCCGATCTCCAGGCGCTGATCCGTGCCACCCCGGAGGAGCGCCGCAAGCAGGCCGAGGCCTTCCTGCGGCGTGAGGTGACCCGGATCCTGGACCTTCCCCGGCCCCTGGCCGATGGGCGCCTCCCGCTCGTCCGCTTCGGCTTCGACTCGCTCATGAGCTTGAAGCTCAAGGCCCGGCTCGAGGCGACGCTCGGCCTGTCCATCTCGGCCGCCAAGCTCTTGAGCGGCCTGAGTCTCGACAAGCTCGTGGACCTCGTCCTCGAACGCATCGAGACCCTGCAGCCCGCCCCGGTTTCTACTGACGATCAAATGGAGGATTTCCGGTTTTGA